The following is a genomic window from Solanum lycopersicum chromosome 6, SLM_r2.1.
ACTGCTGCAATTGAGTATGAGAGTCTTATTTGTCTGTCAATTCCAGATTAACTGTTTATAAACGAAAACCAACACTTGTTACATTCTGCTTCCATCTTACATTTTATTCtacaaagaaattaatatttatgcCTAACCCGACCCAAAAGTTATCAATTGTTGAAGACTATATTATAGacaactttttaaaaacaaatttgggGAACTCTAAATCCACTCAACCACACCCCAAAAGTTCGCTATTAATTTGGGAGAGTCTCCGAACTAGGTAGCTTTCATCGTACAACAAGTAGATAGTTTTTTCCTAGATAACTCTTTTCGAGTTCGGTGCCCACACGCCTCCATGACACAATGAACACGAAGGGTCTTGGATTAATCTGATACTATATCATTGATACAATCTAAGAGAAAATTGAATTAACATTGAGTAAAAAAGACCATAAAATGCTTCTGACACAAATGAGATATTTatctacttaaaaaaatattatttttttaataaaaacactATCATATATAGTGAGGACATGTATATCAATTATCATGGATGCTTTGACTGAATTTAAGAATATACATGACAAGATTAAGGACTTGAATAAACTTGGTGTGTTCATGGTTACCATTGAATTGAAAGGGCCGATTAAAATCTTTCATATTTACATTCGtagttttttcaattgtagtcatgttgaatctccttaaagctGTTAGTAAAAAGTTACAAAATAACAGAATTACAAGATTACAACTAAAagtgaaatgaagaaataaaaatttttctAAGTTGAGGCGCTGATATCTCGCTTTCTTTAAGGAAATTCAAGCTCACTACAGCAAATGTTTTTCACTAGTTCAGCAGTAGTCCTTGACTAGTTACATATGTTATAAAGAATAATGGAGGAATAAAGAATGAAATGATCGAGAATTAATGGTCATAGTTGACCACTACTCATTCTGCCAAGAAACCCAACGGTCAACAATTACACATCGACTAGACGTTTACAAATGATAATAAAGATGACATCAAATGTCATCAACTGCCAAACGGCAATAATACACCTAGTAATGAGTTATTAGGCAAACTTTACACAAAAAACTTGCAAATGGCATTTAGtagtataataatattaaaagatacaataatatatgatattaaataaaatgCCACAACAATATATCAATTGATCCTGTTAACCTCCATAAGCCAGAAGTGCTATGCTTTCTTAAATTAAGGAAAAGAACAATTGCCTCTATTCATATTCCCATAAACTGGTGCGATTTGGACAGATTATCTTAGAGTATCCTATTAATGGAAAATGAGAACACAAGTTCTAATATTGAATTTCTATATAGTGAATGAAACACATGCAAATGATATCTTCTAATTCGAACACCAGTCGATTTGATTCAGAGTTATACTGTTTCCTTAGCGATCTCCAAAAAGAACTTTCCTTCAGTACCTGATTTGTGTATAAAGTTAGACGTCGTCAAGACTAACTTCAAACACTGAATGTCTGCAGTTGTCTGAAAGAACACATGAAAAAACGCGGACACAAACTAAACGATGACACCAAAACTGAGTATCAATGCAATTTCGTCCTAGCCAATTCTAACATATACAATTATGTTTACTTAAACAGCAAGGTATATAGCTCATTCAAATAATGAACAAACTTGGAGTATGGTCGAATCAGATACTACTCTTTTACTTATGTCTGTTTTGTGTTATACCGCTGACCGGAAGTGAAGGAGCATATAGGAAAAACAAAATTGCAACTGATATAGGGTTCTACTTTTACTgtcttaattatattattctcTTGCTCCACTAGAGAGCTAAACAAGCACATTCCACCGAGTACTTGTTATACCTCCCATCAACATAGGGTAACTTTACGATCAACTTCTAGGCAGATCAGAAGAAATCATCTAGCGCGTTTTCTTCCACCTGAGATTTCGCTGTAATGATCAAGAAAAAGCTTCATGAAAACCATTGTCCAGAAGTATGACATTATCGTTAAGAATATCATTAGAAGGATTAAAAGAATCATATATGCCATTAGAAATAGAGTAAGGTATGAACTGTCATAAGATTTGCTAATAATAGAAAATTGAGCAGCGAACCAGGATTCCAGAAATACGAAGGACAACATATAGACGTCATCATTAGAAAATATGGTTGGACTTCTTTGCATCAACTGTGTCTTTTATCTCTTTACGTGTTATAtaatatgttgttttatctAATCATCTAAACTGTAGGGTAGTCGACTTTGAAGAAATCAACAGTCGACCAATAACTTGactaaaattcaaaaagaattttgatgCACCTCCCCACCCCACCCTTTTTATGTTTCACATACTAATGTGGAGACGCAAATCATGGATGTGACATTCAATTCTATGCCGTAGGGGCTAGGAAGAACTCTTTATGCCAGGATATGTTATCACTGCAATTGACTAAAGCAGCACCCTACAAGAGATCCTTGAGTGATTACACCAAAGTTCCAAACTGTTAATAAGGAAGCTATTCATTTCCTTCATTTGCTAAGGACCAAGGAGCAGTTGGATAGCATTTAATTGTTGCACTGGTTGTACAACAAATAATTCCTCTTTCGTACTCTTTCCAAGGCTCTccagttttattttattgtacaACACTCGAGCTGATTATTTTCTGGTCATATTGCAGTTAAGTTGCAGCAAGTGTTTTTTGGTACTTGTGGACAACAGGAAGCACTGAAACAGACGAAACTTACAAttgcacataatgaaatatcTTTCTCAGATACAAATATATACAGGTCAAAGTGACATATCAACACAAATAAGACAATGAGAAGGCAGAGAAGTTACCACTGCTATCCACACACGAATGCATCTTGAATGCGGACTCCTTTTGTAAGCTGATATGATTATCAAATTGGTCATTCTGATAACTGTACAcctcaaatagaaaaaatatagcATCATAAGGAAATTTAGTACAATTCATCAATTAGCTATACCTTTGCCTTAATTGATTCAATACGATGCAACAACTCTTTTCCACTCCTTTTCTGTGAACCACGCAAAACACAAATGCCAACATTCAAAATCTTTTCGATGTCAGCGTAAGAAGCAATGGATGTGCAAATGTTTAAAAGCTTCAGAGCATGTGCAACCAAATCCGTCCTTGAATCACAGCATCGACATAAATACTCTGCATCCAAATTGATGCTTCCTCCGACTGTCCCAGCCATGTAAGCTCGTAGAGCACACTCTACATGGGAAACATGTCCACATATGTAGCCATTTGTTGTTGCTTCACACCGAATGCTACTGTACCCATCATAGTCCAAACTAATAGGTTTAAAGCAAAGGATACAACAACAGTCTTGGCAAAAACCAGGCTCACTGCAACATATATTACAAAGCATTGTCTCCAGAAAAGGACTTTCTGCTGTTAAACTGCTACAAATTTTGTTACCAGCCTTACAAGTAATGACTCTAATAGGAGAATCAGCCAGTAAAGGCTGCATTTTCGTCCCTGAAGATGAAGTCCTCTCTTTCATATCTGAGTCAAAATCAACatctaaataaaaagaaaataaatttggcatCAGGTCAATAAAAAGATGTGGTAAtgctttctttttttgattGATGCAAACAACCGAGTAAATCTCTACATTCTATATACCAAAGAGCCTTGTCGAAGCAAACCTTTTGAGCTTGACGACTGCCTCGAAGGAATCATCCAACTGAATGAGGCAAAGAATTGGTTTATATCCATATCAGGATACTCAGACTGGAGATACTTTTTAACTGAAATCTTACTCcgaaaaacatttttctttccATCTTTCAGAGCCTGAAAACGCTTCGGAAGATACAGATATCTATCTTTAAAGGTGCCTAAACCTGTAGCTTTTTTCCCTGCCCGCCAGCCCCACTTATCACCCACATTTGGCCAATCTACAGGAGCATATGGTAAACCTTCGCCTGAGTCATACTCAGAAACTGGATAAACTCGAAGCCGTGTTTCATTGATTACAGATGCACTCCCATTACATTCAACAAATGCATGACTATCCTCAACCTCCTCCTTGGCTGACATTCTCTAACTCTGTTGATATCAATGGAAGTCTGAAACTacagaaaaataatgaaacGTCAGATGAAGAAAGTTCATAGGAGAAAGCAGCCAGCCATTTTTGGTATAAAATAACTAATGGAGAAAAAAGCAGCTAAAGAAGAACAAGACAGTTAACTTTCAACCAGAGGAAGCTA
Proteins encoded in this region:
- the LOC101253791 gene encoding uncharacterized protein; its protein translation is MSAKEEVEDSHAFVECNGSASVINETRLRVYPVSEYDSGEGLPYAPVDWPNVGDKWGWRAGKKATGLGTFKDRYLYLPKRFQALKDGKKNVFRSKISVKKYLQSEYPDMDINQFFASFSWMIPSRQSSSSKDVDFDSDMKERTSSSGTKMQPLLADSPIRVITCKAGNKICSSLTAESPFLETMLCNICCSEPGFCQDCCCILCFKPISLDYDGYSSIRCEATTNGYICGHVSHVECALRAYMAGTVGGSINLDAEYLCRCCDSRTDLVAHALKLLNICTSIASYADIEKILNVGICVLRGSQKRSGKELLHRIESIKAKLTKGVRIQDAFVCG